The Takifugu flavidus isolate HTHZ2018 chromosome 17, ASM371156v2, whole genome shotgun sequence genome contains a region encoding:
- the LOC130513956 gene encoding collectin-12-like, with protein MRDDFADEEEVQSFGYKRFGIQEGTQCTKCKNEWALKTSIALLYVLCSLLTIAVAVLGYKVVQRVDTVSEGIENYGGKITAVETDLKKLDDQAGEKSENTTTEIQAFKNNIWTLQRQLSAVQEHIHNDQAKLSQLENIGSDIQNNQGSIQGRLDSNTATLHTINGTLQSYSSVIGGLQDDTMRLQRELQQQVKLQDQALLSISSLNFTQAQQRSLITVLQRSVDDTSQAIQRMRNDFQSLEQTARQTRTDAAWLRSKVENLQVVANNVSALAKANNDSLEEVGSQIAAIAGEIQNTSSLAEAHDQTLREVLDQQRDFSNLTSTKFDRLEGRLDESEESIDRVTGNISFTTQLLGSINLKLNELRTCSETVGRHSDFLLNLNNSMTDVRTDAAGLRTQQEELASRLDKEVTNLSFVMEEMKLVDTKHSQLITNFTILKGPPGPRGPKGDKGSQGPPGQPGQKGEKGEKGASGIRGPRGEQGISGPPGLPGSKGMTGVPGSPGTKGSRGSGGRAGPPGAKGEPGSAGLPGRDGQPGPQGAQGPQGIRGAMGPPGEQGPRGLLGPVGPPGPPGPPGLPGVPIRGPVPPVGPVSMQDEAVNPTLWAPGCPLEWLNHRDKCYFFSKDLHSFDDAKTSCELMSASLLIINDKEEQKWLRKQVQGKGYFWMGLTDKDEESVWRWLDGTQPAFTMWKPGQPDNWNHGHDISGEDCAGLIHEALWNDFFCEDLISYICQKELEQSRPLGS; from the exons ATGAGAG ACGACTTTGCAGACGAGGAGGAAGTACAGTCTTTTGGATACAAGCGCTTCG GGATCCAAGAGGGCACCCAGTGCACTAAATGCAAGAATGAATGGGCACTGAAGACCTCCATAGCTCTGCTCTATGTGCTGTGTTCTCTCCTGACCATTGCTGTTGCTGTGCTCGGATATAAAG TGGTGCAACGAGTTGACACTGTGTCTGAAGGCATTGAAAACTATGGAGGAAAAATAACTGCTGTTGAGACCGATCTGAAAAAGCTGG ATGATCAAGCGGGGGAAAAGTCGGAGAACACCACCACAGAGATCCAGGCTTTCAAGAACAACATCTGGACTCTCCAGAGGCAGCTGTCAGCGGTGCAGGAACACATCCACAATGATCAAGCAAAGCTGAGTCAGCTGGAGAACATCGGATCAGACATCCAGAACAACCAGGGCTCCATTCAGGGACGTCTGGACAGCAACACGGCCACCCTGCACACCATCAATGGCACTCTGCAGTCGTACAGCAGCGTCATCGGGGGGCTGCAGGACGACACGATGCGGCTGCAGCgagaactgcagcagcaggtgaaacTTCAAGACCAGGCTCttctcagcatcagcagcctcaACTTCACCCAGGCCCAGCAGAGAAGCCTCATCACCGTCCTACAGCGTTCCGTGGACGACACCAGCCAGGCCATCCAGAGAATGCGCAACGACTTTCAGAGCCTCGAGCAGACGGCCCGACAGACACGCACGGATGCCGCGTGGCTCCGGAGTAAGGTGGAGAACCTGCAGGTTGTGGCCAATAACGTGTCGGCTCTTGCGAAGGCCAACAACGACAGTCTGGAGGAGGTGGGTTCGCAGATCGCTGCCATTGCCGGCGAGATCCAGAACACCAGCAGCCTGGCTGAAGCCCACGACCAGACCCTGAGAGAGGTCTTAGACCAGCAGAGAGACTTCAGCAACCTCACCTCCACTAAATTCGACCGGCTGGAGGGGCGTCTGGATGAGTCGGAGGAGAGCATCGACCGCGTGACCGGCAATATCAGCTTTACCACGCAGCTGCTGGGCTCTATTAACCTGAAGTTAAACGAACTGCGCACTTGCTCCGAGACCGTCGGCCGCCACTCAGACTTCTTACTGAATCTCAATAATAGCATGACAGACGTACGGACAGATGCAGCCGGCCTGAGGAcgcagcaggaagagctggcTTCACGTTTGGATAAGGAGGTTACCAACCTCTCTTTTGTCATGGAGGAGATGAAACTGGTGGACACAAAACACTCCCAACTCATCACCAACTTCACAATTTTAAAGG GTCCTCCTGGGCCCAGAGGGCCAAAGGGGGACAAAGGATCTCAAGGACCACCTGGCCAGCCTGGTcaaaagggagagaaaggggagaaaGGTGCCTCTGGGATACGAGGGCCACGAGGAGAACAGGGTATTTCGGGTCCACCGGGCCTACCAGGGTCAAAGGGTATGACAGGTGTACCCGGCAGCCCTGGGACCAAGGGCTCACGGGGATCTGGAGGAAGGGCTGGTCCTCCTGGAGCAAAAGGAGAACCAGGTTCTGCTGGTTTACCTGGACGAGATGGACAGCCTGGTCCTCAAGGAGCACAAGGTCCTCAGGGCATCAGAGGGGCAATGGGGCCACCTGGGGAGCAGGGGCCAAGGGGACTGCTAGGACCAGtaggccctccagggccaccaggaccacctgggTTACCAGGGGTTCCAATACGCGGTCCAGTACCTCCTGTAGGCCCGGTGTCTATGCAAGATGAGGCTGTAAACCCTACACTGTGGGCACCAG GTTGTCCTCTTGAGTGGCTGAATCACAGGGACAAATGCTACTTTTTCTCCAAAGACCTGCACAGCTTTGACGATGCAAAGACAAGTTGTGAATTAATGTCTGCATCCTTGTTGATCATCAACGACAAAGAGGAACAG AAATGGCTGAGGAAGCAAGTCCAAGGGAAAGGCTACTTCTGGATGGGTCTGACTGATAAGGACGAGGAGAGTGTTTGGCGCTGGCTAGACGGGACGCAGCCTGCTTTCAC AATGTGGAAGCCCGGTCAGCCGGACAACTGGAACCACGGTCACGACATCAGCGGTGAGGACTGTGCGGGGCTCATCCACGAAGCGCTGTGGAACGATTTCTTCTGTGAAGATCTCATAAGCTACATCTGCCAGAAGGAACTGGAGCAAT CGAGACCTCTGGGTTCATAG